AACGTGGTCTCCGGTGCGACGCCCTCGGCGGCCTCGCCCGCCAGGACCTTGGCGCCCGCGAAGCCGCCCACGGAGGGCGCGGCCTCGTCGGCGGTGTTGGTGACGCTCACCTGGGCGTTCTGGCCGTCGGCGATCGTGACCGACGACGGCGAGACGACCGGGGTGCCCCACTCGACGCCGTCGACCGTGGGCAGGTTCACCTCGGTGAACGTGACGACGGTGCCCACCGGCAGCGACTGCGGACCGGCGACGACCGACCCGTCGGCCGGCAGCGACAGCGTCCCCGTCACCGTCTCGCCGCCCGCGTCGAGGTAGGAGTAGCCGAGCGTGAACAGCGTCTCCGCGGGCACCGCACCGGCGGCCTCGCCGTCCACGACCTTCGCGCCGGAGAAGCCGCCGAGGGACTGGACGGTGGGCGTGCAGTCGAGGCCCTTGCCGCCGATCCACGGGTAGTTGTGCTGCTCGTTGCCGACCCCGCTCGTGGTGAAGTCGCCGCCGACGAGCACCCGGCCGTTCGTGCTGGCCGTCGCCGAGACGTCCGCCGCCGGGGCGAGGATCGAGCCCATGAACTGGCTCGAGCCGCCGAGCGTGAGGCTGGGCGTGTCGACGAAGTTCCAGAGGATCTGGGACGCCGCATTGCCGAAGTCCGGGCCGAACGCGTCGACCCGCGTGCCGTTGAGCGAGACGTAGTTCTGCGTGTAGGCGATCGGCCCGCCGACGACGTTGACGACGATCGGCGCGTCGTCGGCGACGCCGGTGAAGTGGACCTCGCTGGAGGCGGCCAGCTGCGCGGCGTCGACGGTGAAGACCTCGAGGTCGGTGGCGCCGGCGCCGGCGAAGGTCGCGGCGCCGAACTGCACGGTCGTGGTGCCGGTCGGGGTCTGCCCGGCGAGGTCGGCCGAGGCGGACGTGATGTCGGCCAGGAAGGTCCCGTGCGGGGCGATCGCCGCGTCGGCGCCGAGCCCGTCGCTGGCCGTGCCGCCGTTGGTGATGACATTGCCGCTGGTCGCGCCGCCGACGAGCACGTCGCCGCCGCCGTCGACGTTCGCGCCGACGTCGAGGTTCAGCCCCGGCACGACGGTGAGGTCGCCGCCGACCTGCAGCATCGGCTCACCCGGCGGCGGGACGATGCCCGAGCCGACGCCGACGGAGCCCACGTTGAACACGCCGGCCTTGTCGAACGTCGCATTGCCCAGGACGACGAGCAGGCCCTCGGACTCGGCCGCCGACCCCGTCGCGAGGTAGTCGCCGCCGACGAACACCGCGGGGCTCGCGTCGGTGTAGGTGAGCACGTTCCCGATCGGCGGCATCCCGCCGACCGGCGGGCAGGTCGGGTCCGGCACCGCCGCCTGCGCCGGCGTGACCGCGCCGCTCAGGGCGAGCGTCACGACGGTGGCCGCGGCGAGCCCGCCGAGGGTGTGCTTCATGAGAGAACCCCGTGTCACATCGTCGACTCACTGTCGCGAGCACTGTAAAGGGCTGGGCGGACGCGAGCAGCGCTTTCCGGAAATGTGCGGTTCCGGGCTAGAGACGGCCGGCGTCGCTGACAGCCACGACGGGGAAACCGGCGGCGTTCGACTCGGCGAGGTCGACGGTGACCGTGAAGCCCCAGTCGTGGTCGCCGGCGGGGTCGTCGAGGATCTGCCGGAC
This Jiangella alba DNA region includes the following protein-coding sequences:
- a CDS encoding choice-of-anchor A family protein, translated to MKHTLGGLAAATVVTLALSGAVTPAQAAVPDPTCPPVGGMPPIGNVLTYTDASPAVFVGGDYLATGSAAESEGLLVVLGNATFDKAGVFNVGSVGVGSGIVPPPGEPMLQVGGDLTVVPGLNLDVGANVDGGGDVLVGGATSGNVITNGGTASDGLGADAAIAPHGTFLADITSASADLAGQTPTGTTTVQFGAATFAGAGATDLEVFTVDAAQLAASSEVHFTGVADDAPIVVNVVGGPIAYTQNYVSLNGTRVDAFGPDFGNAASQILWNFVDTPSLTLGGSSQFMGSILAPAADVSATASTNGRVLVGGDFTTSGVGNEQHNYPWIGGKGLDCTPTVQSLGGFSGAKVVDGEAAGAVPAETLFTLGYSYLDAGGETVTGTLSLPADGSVVAGPQSLPVGTVVTFTEVNLPTVDGVEWGTPVVSPSSVTIADGQNAQVSVTNTADEAAPSVGGFAGAKVLAGEAAEGVAPETTFALDYSYLDAAGETVTGTLSLPADGSVVAGPQSLPVGTVVTFTEVNLPTVDGVEWGTPVVSPDSVTIAEGETTQVTVTNTANESAPEVGGFAGAKALDGDGADAVPAGTVFTLDYSYPDADGATVTGSLTLPADGSAVAGPQSLPVGTVVTFAEADLPAVDGVEWGTPVVSPDSVTIAEGETAQVTVTNTATAVPEPTPTPTPTQEPTPTPTPTGEPDPTETPTDDPEPTATPTDDPGTDLPDTGAGPRAALVVAALVLLAGGGAALVTTRTRPRRP